The Arachis hypogaea cultivar Tifrunner chromosome 14, arahy.Tifrunner.gnm2.J5K5, whole genome shotgun sequence genome has a segment encoding these proteins:
- the LOC112742193 gene encoding uncharacterized protein: MGLWLWLEYTNYPNIISTMMQLSDSLVKSLSNEALTCLDTLAAFENPPIPKDGEDLDLLDAKIWSNKRPCDDVTEEDKTMFLTFSRGFPVSEEEVRELFITDYGNGSVVEIVMGNYEANNQSMFATMVLNGVALVDEILQGLRLAKLRANGKDIWVRKYDRRN, translated from the exons ATGGGATTGTGGCTTTGGCTTGAATACACAAACTACCCTAACATCATTTCCACAATGATGCAACTCTCTGACTCTTTGGTCAAGTCATTATCCAATGAAGCTCTCACTTGCTTAGATACATTGGCAGCCTTTGAAAATCCCCCTATCCCAAAAGATGGGG AGGATCTTGATTTGCTTGATGCTAAGATTTGGAGTAATAAAAGACCTTGTGATGATGTTACTGAGGAAGATAAGACTATGTTCCTAACATTTTCTAGGGGCTTCCCTGTGTCTGAAGAGGAGGTGAGGGAATTATTTATAACGGACTATGGAAATGGTTCTGTGGTGGAAATAGTTATGGGAAATTATGAAGCAAATAACCAATCTATGTTTGCAACAATGGTTCTGAATGGTGTGGCCTTGGTTGATGAAATTCTGCAAGGATTACGTCTCGCCAAGTTGCGTGCGAATGGAAAGGATATCTGGGTTCGTAAGTATGATCGCCGTAATTAA